From the Chitinolyticbacter meiyuanensis genome, one window contains:
- a CDS encoding bifunctional alpha/beta hydrolase/class I SAM-dependent methyltransferase: protein MRHAEERQFQTFDQQSLFYRHWPAAEGSKPTRAIVLFHRGHEHSGRLQHVVDELNLPDVPMFAWDARGHGRSPGERGFSPSLATSVRDVDEFVRHAADVAGVPLDAVTVIAQSVGAVLVSTWVHDYAPKIRGMVLASPAFKVKLYVPLARPGLRLMEKLRGNFFVNSYVKAKFLTHDPERIASYESDPLITRPIASHILLALYEAADRVVADAGAITVPTQLLISGADWVVHHGPQHEFFDRLGSTVKEKHVLDGFYHDTLGEKDRHLAFDQIRAFLDRLYAAAPTAPDLLAADRQGYTASEYRGLQQPLSPLSPKALYYGVTRLNMRTLGSLSRGIKLGFDTGFDSGSTLDYVYRNRIEGTTPLGKLADKIYLDSVGWRGIRVRKQHLEQLITAAADALREAGTAIRVVDIAAGHGRYVLDALARIPDAEHILLRDYSPINVEAGGRLIAERGLDGKARFVQGDAFDRDSLASLSPRPTLAIVSGLYELFPDNPPILASLKGLADAVPAGGYLVYTNQPWHPQLELIARSLTSHRGHQPWVMRRRTQQEMDQLVEAAGFEKLVQRIDEWGVFTVSLARRKHNDALPSTAIPSTVAA from the coding sequence ATGCGCCACGCTGAAGAACGCCAATTCCAGACCTTCGACCAACAATCGCTGTTCTACCGCCACTGGCCCGCCGCCGAAGGCAGCAAGCCGACCCGTGCCATCGTGCTATTCCATCGCGGCCACGAGCATTCGGGCCGGCTGCAGCATGTGGTCGATGAACTGAACCTGCCCGATGTGCCGATGTTCGCCTGGGATGCGCGCGGCCACGGCCGCTCGCCGGGCGAGCGCGGCTTCAGCCCCAGCCTCGCCACTTCGGTGCGCGATGTCGACGAGTTCGTCCGCCACGCCGCCGACGTTGCCGGCGTGCCGCTGGATGCGGTGACAGTGATCGCGCAGAGCGTTGGCGCCGTACTGGTCTCCACCTGGGTGCACGACTACGCCCCCAAGATCCGCGGCATGGTGCTCGCCTCGCCGGCGTTCAAGGTCAAGCTCTATGTGCCGCTGGCGCGCCCCGGCTTGCGCCTGATGGAAAAGCTGCGCGGCAACTTCTTCGTCAACAGCTACGTCAAGGCCAAGTTCCTCACCCACGATCCGGAACGCATCGCCTCCTACGAGAGCGACCCGCTGATCACCCGGCCCATCGCCTCGCACATCCTGCTGGCACTGTACGAGGCCGCCGACCGAGTAGTGGCTGATGCCGGCGCCATCACCGTGCCAACGCAGCTGTTGATCTCCGGCGCGGACTGGGTGGTGCACCATGGCCCGCAGCACGAATTCTTCGACCGGCTGGGCAGCACGGTGAAGGAAAAGCACGTGCTCGATGGCTTCTACCACGACACGCTGGGCGAGAAGGATAGACACCTCGCCTTCGACCAGATCCGCGCCTTCCTCGACCGGCTCTACGCCGCCGCGCCGACCGCGCCCGACCTGCTCGCCGCCGACCGCCAGGGCTACACCGCCAGCGAATACCGTGGCCTGCAGCAACCGCTCTCCCCCTTGTCGCCCAAGGCACTGTACTACGGCGTCACCCGCCTCAACATGCGCACGCTGGGCAGTCTGTCGCGCGGCATCAAGCTCGGTTTCGACACCGGCTTCGATTCGGGCAGCACGCTCGATTACGTGTATCGCAACCGGATCGAGGGCACCACGCCGCTGGGCAAGCTCGCCGACAAGATCTACCTAGACAGCGTGGGCTGGCGCGGTATCCGCGTGCGCAAACAGCACTTGGAACAGTTGATTACCGCCGCGGCCGACGCATTGCGTGAGGCCGGCACGGCGATTCGCGTGGTCGACATCGCCGCCGGCCACGGCCGCTACGTGCTCGATGCGCTCGCTCGCATTCCCGATGCCGAGCACATCCTGCTGCGCGACTACAGCCCGATCAATGTCGAGGCCGGTGGCCGGCTGATCGCCGAGCGCGGCCTCGATGGCAAGGCGCGCTTCGTGCAGGGCGACGCGTTCGATCGAGACAGCCTCGCGAGCCTGTCGCCGCGCCCCACGCTCGCCATCGTTTCCGGGCTCTACGAGCTGTTCCCGGACAACCCGCCCATCCTCGCCTCGCTCAAGGGACTGGCGGACGCGGTACCGGCCGGCGGCTATCTCGTTTACACCAACCAGCCGTGGCATCCTCAGCTGGAACTGATCGCCCGCTCGCTGACCAGCCATCGCGGCCATCAGCCCTGGGTGATGCGCCGCCGTACCCAACAGGAAATGGACCAGCTGGTGGAAGCCGCCGGCTTCGAGAAGCTGGTGCAGCGTATCGACGAATGGGGCGTGTTCACGGTATCGCTGGCGCGGCGCAAGCACAACGATGCCTTGCCAAGCACGGCAATACCCAGCACCGTGGCGGCCTGA
- a CDS encoding lysophospholipid acyltransferase family protein codes for MATPNSPLARLWHNALRLTFIVGVAWPVVLVWLGLTLRHRERLPIQGPAIVVANHNSHLDILTLYTLFPLSKVLNVQPAAAADYFLRHRLLAWFATRVIGIIPVVRGGASKRNDPLEDCYAALEAGRVLVLFPEGTRGEPEQMSELKSGLWYLGRRFPDIPIVPVFMHGLGRAMAKGARIPVPFFVDVHVDRPLPWQDDKSAFKAELQARFTALQRKAAVLAEEPKGTPHAPR; via the coding sequence GTGGCTACCCCCAATTCGCCCCTTGCGCGCCTGTGGCACAACGCCTTGCGGCTCACCTTCATCGTCGGCGTGGCCTGGCCGGTGGTACTGGTGTGGCTGGGGCTGACGTTGCGCCATCGCGAGCGGCTGCCGATCCAAGGCCCCGCCATCGTGGTGGCCAATCACAACAGCCACCTCGACATCCTCACGCTGTACACGCTGTTCCCGCTCTCCAAGGTGCTGAACGTGCAGCCGGCCGCCGCCGCCGATTATTTCCTGCGCCACAGGCTGCTCGCGTGGTTCGCCACCCGGGTGATCGGCATCATCCCGGTGGTACGCGGCGGTGCCAGCAAGCGCAACGACCCGCTGGAAGACTGCTACGCCGCATTGGAAGCAGGCCGCGTGCTGGTGTTATTCCCCGAGGGTACGCGCGGCGAGCCCGAGCAGATGTCCGAGCTGAAATCCGGCCTGTGGTACCTGGGAAGGCGCTTTCCCGACATTCCCATCGTGCCGGTGTTCATGCATGGCCTCGGCCGTGCCATGGCCAAGGGCGCGCGTATCCCGGTGCCGTTTTTCGTCGATGTCCACGTCGACCGCCCCCTGCCCTGGCAGGACGACAAGTCGGCCTTCAAGGCCGAATTGCAAGCCCGCTTCACCGCCCTGCAGCGCAAGGCCGCCGTGCTGGCTGAAGAACCCAAAGGAACTCCCCATGCGCCACGCTGA
- a CDS encoding phosphatidate cytidylyltransferase, whose amino-acid sequence MNPFPISDVLFYALCVIFAVLVFASGTIAVLGWRFPQKDWLELRQRVRTWWWIVAVFVLAISVNRAVSLLVMGFVSFLAFKEYLTLVPTRRADHLPLLWAYLAIPIQYFWIWDGWYGMFIIFIPVYAFLFLPMRMVLIGDTQGFLRAASTLHWGLMTTVFSLSHMAYLLVLPTDVTGSMKGDGALLVLFLVVLTQFNDVAQYLWGKSLGRAKIIPKVSPNKTVAGMLGGALTTTLLGLMLGPILTPMSVEHSAMAGLLIGLTGFVGDVVMSAVKRDLGVKDSGDLLPGHGGILDRLDSLTYTAPLFFHFLRYLYY is encoded by the coding sequence ATGAACCCGTTCCCGATTTCCGATGTGCTGTTCTACGCGCTATGCGTGATCTTTGCCGTGCTGGTGTTCGCCAGCGGCACCATTGCCGTGCTGGGCTGGCGCTTTCCACAGAAGGACTGGCTGGAACTGCGCCAGCGGGTGCGCACCTGGTGGTGGATCGTCGCGGTGTTCGTGCTGGCGATCTCGGTCAACCGCGCGGTATCGCTGCTGGTGATGGGCTTCGTCAGCTTCCTTGCCTTCAAGGAGTACCTGACACTGGTGCCCACGCGCCGTGCCGACCATCTGCCGCTGCTGTGGGCCTACCTCGCGATCCCCATCCAGTATTTCTGGATCTGGGATGGCTGGTACGGCATGTTCATCATCTTCATTCCGGTCTATGCCTTCCTGTTCCTGCCGATGCGCATGGTGCTGATCGGCGACACGCAAGGCTTTCTGCGCGCTGCCTCCACGCTGCACTGGGGGCTGATGACCACAGTGTTCAGCCTGTCGCACATGGCGTATCTGCTGGTGCTGCCCACCGACGTGACCGGCAGCATGAAGGGTGACGGCGCACTGCTGGTGTTGTTCCTGGTGGTACTCACCCAGTTCAACGATGTGGCACAGTATCTGTGGGGCAAATCGCTGGGCCGCGCCAAGATCATTCCCAAAGTCAGCCCGAACAAGACAGTGGCCGGCATGCTGGGCGGCGCGCTTACCACCACGCTGCTCGGCCTGATGCTGGGCCCGATCCTGACGCCGATGAGCGTCGAGCACTCAGCCATGGCTGGCCTCCTGATCGGCCTGACCGGCTTTGTCGGCGACGTGGTGATGTCGGCGGTGAAGCGCGATCTGGGCGTAAAGGACAGCGGCGATCTGCTGCCGGGCCACGGCGGCATTCTCGACCGGCTCGATTCGCTGACCTACACCGCGCCGCTGTTCTTCCACTTCCTGCGCTACCTGTATTACTGA
- a CDS encoding CDP-alcohol phosphatidyltransferase family protein has protein sequence MTLYDLKPAFQTLLRPLLRSLHRAGITANQVTLLALLASLALGLLLTLHPAPALFLLLPGFLLVRMALNAIDGMLAREFNQQSKLGAVLNEAGDVLSDAALYLPFALLPGADPIAVVVMVLLANLTEFVGVIAQTVGAARRYDGPLGKSDRAFALGAYALLVGLYAPALAWSPWLFWALAALCALTCLNRARRALQEAA, from the coding sequence ATGACGCTCTACGACCTGAAACCGGCCTTCCAAACCCTGCTGCGCCCGCTGTTGCGCAGCCTGCATCGGGCGGGCATCACCGCCAACCAAGTCACATTGCTGGCGCTGCTGGCCTCCCTGGCACTGGGGCTGCTGCTGACCTTGCACCCTGCGCCAGCGCTGTTCCTGCTGCTACCGGGCTTCCTGCTGGTGCGCATGGCACTCAACGCCATCGACGGCATGCTGGCGCGTGAATTCAACCAGCAATCCAAGCTGGGCGCGGTGCTCAACGAAGCCGGCGACGTGCTCTCCGATGCTGCGCTCTACCTGCCTTTCGCCTTGCTGCCGGGTGCCGATCCCATTGCCGTGGTGGTGATGGTGCTGCTGGCCAACCTGACCGAATTCGTCGGCGTGATCGCGCAGACTGTGGGCGCTGCGCGACGCTACGATGGCCCGCTCGGCAAGAGCGATCGCGCGTTTGCCCTCGGCGCCTATGCCTTGCTGGTGGGCCTGTATGCCCCGGCGCTGGCATGGAGCCCGTGGCTGTTCTGGGCGCTGGCGGCACTGTGTGCGCTCACCTGCCTGAACCGGGCGCGCCGCGCGCTGCAGGAGGCCGCATGA
- the rpe gene encoding ribulose-phosphate 3-epimerase codes for MTVRIAPSILSADFAQLGEEVKNVIAAGADLIHFDVMDNHYVPNLTIGPMVCEAIKPYATVPIDVHLMVRPVDALASMFAKAGASIITFHPEASDHVDRTLSLIRDHGCQAGLVFNPATSLDHLDYVLDKVDMVLLMSVNPGFGGQAFIPEMLKKARAARAKLDAYEEKTGRHIHLEIDGGVKVDNIGEIAACGVDTFVAGSAIFGQPDYKAVIDAMRAEVAKHCPR; via the coding sequence ATGACTGTCCGCATCGCCCCCAGCATCCTCTCGGCCGATTTCGCCCAGCTTGGCGAGGAAGTGAAGAACGTGATCGCCGCCGGCGCCGACCTGATCCACTTCGACGTGATGGACAACCATTACGTGCCCAATCTCACCATTGGCCCGATGGTGTGCGAAGCGATCAAGCCCTATGCCACCGTGCCGATCGATGTGCATCTGATGGTGCGCCCGGTCGATGCACTTGCCAGCATGTTCGCCAAGGCCGGCGCCAGCATCATCACCTTTCACCCGGAAGCGTCGGACCATGTGGACCGTACGCTGAGCCTGATCCGGGACCACGGCTGCCAGGCTGGTTTGGTATTCAACCCCGCCACCTCGCTCGATCACCTCGACTACGTGCTCGACAAGGTGGACATGGTGCTGCTGATGTCGGTGAACCCCGGCTTCGGCGGCCAAGCCTTCATTCCCGAGATGCTGAAGAAAGCCCGCGCTGCGCGCGCCAAGCTCGATGCCTACGAGGAGAAGACTGGCCGCCATATCCACCTGGAGATCGACGGCGGCGTGAAGGTGGACAACATCGGCGAGATCGCCGCCTGTGGCGTCGACACTTTCGTCGCGGGCTCGGCCATCTTCGGCCAGCCGGACTACAAGGCCGTCATCGATGCGATGCGCGCCGAAGTAGCCAAGCACTGCCCTCGCTGA
- the apaG gene encoding Co2+/Mg2+ efflux protein ApaG, translating into MDQDDDKYRVKVEPQASYLVEQSSAEDNRYVFAYQIVITNHGSVTVQLVSRYWLIRDMEGREQEVRGLGVIGEQPVLEPGQSFEYMSGATLEAPVGTMQGRYQMRAADGTEFEADIPEFLLSIPRTLH; encoded by the coding sequence ATGGATCAGGATGATGACAAGTATCGCGTGAAGGTCGAACCCCAGGCGAGCTACCTCGTCGAGCAATCGAGCGCGGAGGACAACCGCTACGTCTTCGCTTACCAGATCGTCATTACCAATCACGGCAGCGTGACGGTGCAACTGGTGTCGCGCTACTGGCTGATCCGCGACATGGAAGGGCGCGAACAGGAAGTGCGCGGCCTCGGCGTGATCGGCGAGCAGCCGGTGCTCGAACCGGGCCAGTCCTTCGAATACATGAGCGGTGCCACGCTGGAAGCGCCGGTGGGCACCATGCAGGGCCGCTACCAGATGCGCGCCGCCGACGGCACCGAGTTCGAGGCCGACATTCCGGAATTCCTGCTGTCGATCCCGCGCACGTTGCATTGA
- a CDS encoding ABCB family ABC transporter ATP-binding protein/permease — protein MADAKPRNDWNTLTTLFPYLWRYKNRVLLALSLLIAAKFANVAVPLVLKDIVDALDGSKGALVLPIALVGAYGALRMASAVFGELRDAVFAKVAQGAIRKVALEVFEHLHALSLRFHLERQTGGMSRDIDRGTKGISFLLNFMLFNILPTLVEILLVAIILLQRYDWYFAAITFGTIVIYIGFTLGVTEWRMAFRRQMNDMDSKANTKAIDSLLNYETVKYFGNERWEAQRFDASMQQYETAAVKNQVSLSLLNAGQAVIIALGVTALVWLAASEVVAGTMTLGDLVLVNAFLLQLYAPLNFLGFVYREIKHSLADMERMFTLLGQNSEVQDEASAAALHTDSASIAFEQVDFGYERNRQILFDASFAIPAGQTLAVVGASGAGKSTLSRLLFRFYDVWAGHVTINGADIRTLSQDSLRAHIGIVPQDTVLFNDSIFYNIAYGRPGATHDEVIEAAKSAHIHDFVMRLPDGYDTLVGERGLKLSGGEKQRVAIARTILKNPPILIFDEATSALDSKTEKAIQAELREISANRTTLIIAHRLSTIADADQIIVLEGGRVVERGHHRALLAANGAYARLWALQQHEDEVRDDEGAAAG, from the coding sequence ATGGCCGATGCCAAGCCGCGCAACGACTGGAACACGCTGACCACGCTGTTCCCCTACCTGTGGCGCTACAAGAACCGGGTGCTATTGGCGCTGTCGCTACTGATCGCGGCCAAGTTCGCCAACGTGGCGGTGCCGCTGGTGCTCAAGGACATCGTCGATGCGCTGGATGGCAGCAAGGGCGCGCTGGTGCTGCCGATCGCGCTGGTAGGGGCCTACGGCGCGCTGCGCATGGCATCGGCGGTATTCGGTGAATTGCGTGATGCGGTGTTCGCCAAGGTGGCGCAAGGGGCGATCCGCAAGGTGGCGCTGGAGGTGTTCGAGCATCTGCACGCACTGAGCCTGCGCTTCCACCTGGAGCGGCAGACCGGCGGCATGAGCCGCGACATCGATCGCGGCACCAAGGGCATCTCCTTCCTGCTCAACTTCATGCTGTTCAACATCCTGCCGACGCTGGTGGAAATCCTGCTGGTGGCGATCATCCTGCTGCAGCGCTACGACTGGTATTTCGCCGCCATCACCTTCGGCACCATCGTGATCTACATCGGCTTCACGCTGGGCGTGACCGAGTGGCGCATGGCGTTCCGCCGCCAGATGAACGACATGGATTCCAAGGCCAATACCAAGGCCATCGACAGCCTGCTCAACTACGAGACGGTGAAGTACTTCGGCAACGAGCGCTGGGAAGCGCAACGCTTCGATGCCAGCATGCAGCAGTACGAGACGGCCGCGGTGAAGAACCAGGTCTCGCTGTCGCTGCTCAACGCCGGGCAGGCGGTGATCATCGCGCTGGGCGTCACCGCGCTGGTGTGGCTGGCGGCGAGCGAAGTGGTTGCCGGCACCATGACGCTGGGCGACCTGGTGTTGGTGAATGCCTTTTTGCTGCAGCTCTACGCACCGCTCAACTTCCTCGGCTTCGTCTACCGAGAGATCAAGCACTCGCTCGCCGACATGGAGCGCATGTTCACGCTGCTGGGCCAGAATTCGGAGGTGCAGGACGAGGCGAGTGCCGCCGCTCTGCATACCGACAGCGCCAGCATTGCTTTCGAGCAGGTCGACTTTGGCTACGAGCGCAACCGGCAGATCCTGTTCGATGCGAGCTTCGCCATCCCAGCCGGGCAGACGCTGGCAGTGGTCGGCGCCAGCGGCGCCGGCAAGTCCACGCTGTCGCGCTTGCTGTTCCGCTTCTACGATGTCTGGGCCGGCCACGTCACCATCAACGGCGCCGATATCCGCACGCTGAGCCAGGACAGCCTGCGCGCGCACATTGGTATCGTTCCGCAAGATACGGTGCTGTTCAACGACAGCATCTTCTACAACATCGCCTACGGCCGGCCCGGTGCGACGCACGACGAAGTGATCGAGGCGGCGAAGTCGGCGCATATCCATGACTTCGTGATGCGCCTGCCCGACGGTTACGACACGCTGGTCGGCGAACGTGGCCTCAAGCTATCCGGCGGCGAGAAACAGCGCGTGGCGATCGCCCGTACCATCCTCAAGAACCCGCCGATCCTGATCTTCGACGAGGCGACCAGCGCGCTGGATTCCAAGACCGAGAAAGCCATCCAGGCCGAGCTGCGGGAAATCTCCGCCAACCGCACCACGCTGATCATCGCCCACCGGCTTTCCACCATCGCCGATGCCGACCAGATCATCGTGCTGGAAGGGGGACGGGTAGTGGAGCGCGGCCATCATCGTGCGTTGCTGGCTGCAAACGGTGCCTATGCGCGGCTGTGGGCGCTGCAGCAGCACGAGGACGAAGTACGCGACGACGAGGGAGCGGCGGCCGGCTGA
- a CDS encoding Dps family protein, which yields MEIHTGIAQEQRKDIAHGLSRLLADTYTLYLQTHNFHWNVTGPMFNSLHLMFEQQYNELALAVDAIAERIRALGFPAPGTYAEFVKLSSVKEVQGVPSANEMIRILVEGQEAVVRTARSLFPVADEVNDEATADLLTQRLQVHEKTAWMLRSLLE from the coding sequence ATGGAAATTCATACCGGCATTGCCCAGGAACAGCGCAAGGACATCGCCCACGGCCTGTCGCGCCTGTTGGCCGACACCTACACGCTCTACCTGCAGACGCACAACTTCCACTGGAACGTCACCGGTCCAATGTTCAACTCGCTGCACCTGATGTTCGAGCAGCAGTACAACGAGCTGGCCTTGGCGGTTGACGCAATCGCTGAGCGTATCCGCGCGCTGGGTTTTCCGGCGCCGGGCACTTACGCCGAGTTCGTGAAGCTCTCCAGCGTGAAGGAAGTGCAGGGCGTTCCTTCCGCCAATGAAATGATCCGCATCCTGGTCGAAGGCCAGGAAGCGGTGGTACGCACCGCCCGCAGCCTTTTCCCGGTGGCGGACGAGGTCAACGACGAGGCCACCGCCGATCTGCTGACCCAGCGGCTGCAGGTGCACGAGAAGACTGCGTGGATGCTGCGCAGCCTGCTCGAATAA
- a CDS encoding tRNA (cytidine(34)-2'-O)-methyltransferase: MLHIVLFQPEIPPNTGNVIRLAANTGCALHLVKPMGFELDDARMRRAGLDYHEFAQMQVHENWEAAKAALAGRPMYAMTTKGSGRFDAVRFAPDDVVIFGPETRGLPDEVLAEFDPAQRIRLPMRAGQRSLNLSNAVAVTVFEAWRQFGYDGAV; the protein is encoded by the coding sequence ATGTTGCACATCGTCCTGTTCCAGCCCGAGATTCCCCCCAATACCGGCAACGTGATCCGCCTCGCCGCCAATACCGGCTGCGCATTGCACCTCGTCAAACCCATGGGCTTCGAGCTCGACGACGCCCGCATGCGCCGTGCCGGGCTCGACTACCACGAGTTCGCGCAGATGCAGGTGCATGAAAACTGGGAGGCCGCCAAGGCCGCACTGGCCGGCCGGCCCATGTATGCGATGACCACCAAGGGCAGCGGCCGCTTCGATGCAGTGCGCTTTGCGCCAGACGACGTGGTGATCTTCGGCCCGGAAACGCGCGGCTTGCCCGACGAGGTACTGGCCGAGTTCGATCCGGCCCAGCGCATCCGCCTGCCGATGCGCGCCGGCCAGCGCAGCCTCAATCTGTCGAACGCCGTCGCCGTGACCGTATTCGAGGCCTGGCGCCAGTTCGGCTACGACGGCGCAGTCTAG
- the purU gene encoding formyltetrahydrofolate deformylase produces the protein MNTATLLISCPDRKGISAAIANFLFTYNANIVHSDQHQDNTENLFLMRVEWDLTDFTLDMAAFAAAFQPIADRFTMQWQVALSAQRPRMAIFVSKYDHCLVDLLHRHQSGELHCDIPLIISNHEDCRALADFYGIPYHVVEVTRDNKREAEAAQRALLQAHGIDLIVLARYMQVLSHDFTAAYPQKVINIHHSFLPAFDGAKPYHRAFARGVKLIGATSHYVTEVLDDGPIIEQDVIRISHREDVEDLVLKGRDLERIVLSRAVKWHLEHRVLVYANKTVIFA, from the coding sequence ATGAACACCGCAACACTGTTGATCAGCTGCCCGGACCGCAAGGGCATCTCGGCGGCCATCGCCAACTTCCTCTTCACCTACAACGCCAATATCGTCCATTCGGACCAGCACCAGGACAACACGGAAAACCTGTTCCTGATGCGGGTGGAGTGGGATCTCACCGATTTCACGCTGGACATGGCCGCCTTCGCTGCCGCGTTCCAGCCGATCGCCGATCGTTTTACCATGCAATGGCAGGTGGCGCTGTCGGCACAACGGCCGCGCATGGCGATCTTCGTTTCCAAGTACGACCATTGCCTGGTGGACCTGCTGCATCGCCACCAGAGCGGCGAGCTGCATTGCGACATTCCGCTGATCATCTCCAACCATGAGGATTGCCGGGCGTTGGCCGATTTCTACGGCATCCCCTACCACGTGGTGGAAGTCACGCGCGACAACAAGCGAGAGGCCGAGGCGGCGCAGCGCGCATTGCTGCAGGCGCATGGCATCGACCTGATCGTGCTGGCGCGCTACATGCAGGTGCTCAGCCATGACTTCACCGCGGCCTATCCGCAGAAGGTGATCAACATCCACCACAGCTTCCTGCCGGCGTTCGACGGCGCCAAGCCGTATCACCGCGCCTTTGCCCGCGGGGTGAAGCTGATCGGCGCCACCAGCCACTACGTGACCGAAGTGCTGGACGATGGCCCCATCATCGAGCAGGACGTGATCCGCATCTCGCACCGCGAGGATGTCGAGGATCTGGTGCTGAAGGGGCGTGATCTGGAACGCATCGTGCTGTCGCGGGCGGTGAAGTGGCACCTGGAGCACCGGGTGCTGGTGTACGCCAACAAGACCGTGATCTTCGCCTGA
- the gspF gene encoding type II secretion system inner membrane protein GspF, giving the protein MTAFRYRAVNADGAAAQGLIEADTPRAARLALRDRGLWVSELDTVSGGGAHKGRSERLSTTRLSLITRQLATLLDAGLPLEQALSVLIEQSEGDREKRIAASLRSEILSGASLSQALSRQQQAFPELYRTIVAAGEESGKAAAVMQRLADYLEARAALAAKVGLAFIYPIVVMAVSILVVIGLLTWVVPQMVTVFQSAKQELPFLTRAMLWASAVVRDWGLALLVVLVLAGIGAWRALKVESVKRTFHAWRLQLIVFGRFERASNTARLASTLAILVGSGVPLLRALSAAAGVMANLPLRDAVNEAANQVREGVTLSRALSQSKLFPPVLIHLIASGEATGRLEYMLDKAAAQQAQELENRVATFTGLLGPFMVLAMGIVVLLIVLAILLPVFEMNQLVR; this is encoded by the coding sequence ATGACCGCCTTCCGCTACCGTGCCGTCAATGCCGACGGCGCCGCCGCGCAGGGGCTGATCGAGGCCGATACGCCGCGCGCGGCAAGACTGGCCTTGCGCGATCGTGGCTTATGGGTGAGCGAGCTCGACACCGTCTCTGGCGGTGGCGCGCACAAGGGGCGCAGTGAGCGGTTGTCTACAACGCGCTTGTCGTTGATCACCCGACAGCTCGCCACGTTGCTCGATGCCGGCCTGCCGCTGGAGCAGGCGCTGTCGGTGCTGATCGAACAGAGCGAAGGCGATCGCGAGAAGCGCATCGCTGCCAGTCTGCGCAGCGAAATCCTTTCCGGCGCCTCGTTGTCGCAGGCGCTCTCGCGCCAGCAACAGGCGTTTCCCGAGCTCTATCGCACCATCGTCGCGGCCGGCGAGGAGTCGGGCAAAGCGGCGGCGGTGATGCAGCGGCTGGCCGACTACCTGGAGGCACGTGCCGCGCTCGCGGCCAAGGTTGGCCTCGCCTTCATCTACCCCATCGTGGTGATGGCGGTGTCCATCCTGGTGGTGATTGGCCTGTTGACCTGGGTGGTGCCGCAGATGGTCACCGTGTTCCAGAGCGCCAAGCAGGAGTTGCCCTTCCTGACCCGGGCCATGCTGTGGGCCAGCGCCGTGGTGCGCGACTGGGGCCTGGCGTTGCTGGTGGTGCTGGTGCTGGCCGGTATCGGTGCATGGCGCGCGCTGAAGGTGGAATCGGTGAAGCGCACCTTCCACGCCTGGCGGTTGCAACTGATCGTGTTCGGCCGCTTCGAGCGTGCCAGCAACACCGCGCGGCTGGCATCCACGCTGGCCATCCTCGTCGGTAGCGGCGTGCCGCTGCTACGCGCGCTGTCCGCAGCGGCCGGCGTGATGGCCAACCTGCCGCTGCGCGATGCGGTGAACGAGGCGGCCAACCAGGTGCGAGAGGGGGTGACGCTGTCGCGCGCACTCTCACAGAGCAAGCTGTTTCCGCCGGTGCTGATCCATCTGATCGCCAGTGGCGAGGCCACCGGCCGGCTCGAATACATGCTGGACAAGGCCGCTGCGCAGCAGGCGCAAGAGCTGGAAAACCGCGTTGCCACCTTTACCGGCCTGCTGGGCCCCTTCATGGTGCTGGCCATGGGCATCGTCGTGCTGCTCATCGTGCTGGCCATCCTGTTGCCCGTCTTCGAAATGAACCAACTGGTGAGATAA
- the gspG gene encoding type II secretion system major pseudopilin GspG translates to MNHALQRAAQRGFTLIEILVVITILAILGALVVPKIMDRPNEARVVAAQQDIRTLIQGLKLYKLDNGRYPSTEQGLRALIEKPTSGPIPNNWKTGGYLEKLPKDPWGGDYLYLNPGLKGEIDVMSYGGDGVQGGEGFDADVGSWQL, encoded by the coding sequence ATGAACCACGCCTTGCAACGCGCCGCACAGCGCGGCTTCACCCTGATCGAAATCCTGGTGGTGATCACCATTCTCGCCATCCTAGGCGCGCTGGTGGTGCCCAAGATCATGGACCGCCCCAACGAGGCGCGCGTGGTCGCGGCGCAGCAGGACATCCGCACGCTGATCCAGGGCCTCAAGCTCTACAAGCTCGACAACGGTCGCTACCCCAGTACCGAACAAGGCTTGCGCGCATTGATCGAGAAACCCACCAGCGGCCCGATCCCCAACAACTGGAAGACCGGCGGCTACCTGGAAAAGCTGCCCAAGGATCCGTGGGGGGGCGACTACCTCTACCTCAATCCCGGGCTCAAGGGCGAGATCGACGTGATGAGCTACGGCGGCGACGGCGTGCAAGGTGGGGAGGGCTTCGACGCCGACGTCGGCTCGTGGCAGCTCTGA